The stretch of DNA CACGGCGCCGACACCCGTCCGCAGCAGCACGCTCGCCATGCCGAGGGCCTCGCCGCCGGCGCGGACGCTCGTACGTCCGACCTCGCACGACGAGAGGACCACCAGGTGCGGCGGGCTGCCACCGCCGTCGAGCTCGTGCGCGAACAGCGGACCGTCTGCCAGGCGGACCGAGGAGAACAGCGGGTTGTCCGGCTCGTGCCGGCCGTGGGCGGCCAGGTGCACGATCCCCGGGGACCCGAGCAGCTCGACCATCCGGCCGACGGTCGCCTGCTCCCCGACCAGCGCGCTGGCGGCCGGCCACAGACCGGCGACCCGGCGGGCCTCGTCCTCACCGTGCACCAGGCCCGGTCCTGCGGCGGCGGTGACCCGTTCCGGACGGCGCGGCGCTGCGCCCGCGTGGGTGAGCCAGTGGCGCACCGAGGGCGCCACGACCGTCGGCAGACCACGCCGTGCCGGCAGCATCGCCCACGGCACCAGGCCGAGCCACCCGCCGGCGACGACGACCAGCTCCGCACCGCCCTCGTCGACGATCGCGCCCAGCGTGCGCTGCAGCGCCTGGAGCCCCTCGCCGAGGGACCGGGCTGCCGCCCCCCGCAGGTCGCGCGGGACGAGCGGGTTGGCGAGCACCTCCAGGTCCGCGTGCACCCGGTGCACGTGCTCCCGCAACGGCGCGGCATCGCCCAGCCTGCGTAGACGCAGGCCCGAGCCGTCGGCGCGCACCCCGAGCACCTCGCCGCGGTGCTCGACCACGTCCACCAGGACCGCACCGGGGTGGTCGGACAGCGCGCGCCGGACCTCGGCCGACCGAGCCGCACGGTCGTCCGCCAGACGACCCTGCTCGTGCCACGAGCGCGCCAGGATCTCGTGCTGCAGGCGACGGCTGTCGGCCAGCAGCCGGTCACGTCCTGGGTCGCTGGCCGGACGGCCCTGGAGGTTGCGGTTCTCGGCGACCAGCTGGCGCAGCTCGGTGAGCAGGGTCGCGGTGACGGGATCCTCCGGCGGCGTGACCCGCGGTGTGCCGCCGATCACCGCGCGCACCCGTTCCACGGCGTCCAGCACCGATCCCGGGCGGCCGGTGGCCGTTGCGAGCTGGAGGTCGAGGTCGGCCAGGGCGGTGCCGTGCACCGCGCCGGCCGTGCGCAGGTCGAGCGAGCCGAACCGGGCGCGGTGCACGCGCAGGTCCCGCTGGCCGGCGCGCACGTCGCGGACCGCGGCCTCGCGTCGCCCCGCCGCGAGCTGGAGGAGGGCTCGGACACGGCGCGCCTGGAGCCGTACCGCGATCGGCGCCTCGACCGGCACGGGGCCGAGCAGCTCGAGCGTCGCCGCCGGGTCGTCGCAGGCACCGCGCGCGAGATCGGCCTCGACCCGGAGGCACGCGGCACTCAACGCCCACAGCGGTCGTCCGGTCTGCCGGCACAGCTCCTCGACGCGGGCGGCCCGGCGCGACACCGAGGCCCACCGTCGGCGCAGCGCGGCATCGCGCTCGGGTGCCGCGGCCAGGAGAGCCGCGTCCGCCTGCAGCTCCCCGAGGGTCGCGCGCACCACCCACGTCTCGTCGCCCCTGCGGCGGAAGAGGTGCCGCGCCACGGCCGCGTGCTGCCGTGCCGCCGCCGAGTCGCCACGCACGGCGGCGCACTCCGCCCGGCCCAGCTCGCACTCCCCCACGTCGTGCGGCAGGTGCTGGTCCGCGAACTGGGCGGCCGCCTCGGCGAAGGTGCGGTCCGCGACCTGGACCAGGCCGGCCTCGAGCAGCACCAGGGCGCGGTCGAGGAGCGCGATGGGCCACTGCCCCGGCATCGTGCGGGCGGCCGCCTCCATCCGCGCGAGCGCCTGCGGCAGCCGTCCGGCGTAGAGCTCCAGGTGACCGCGGTTGTGCTCCGCCTTGAACTGCAGGCGGGCGAACCCCTCGGCACGCGCCCGCCGAGCGCACTCGGCGTAGTCCGCGCGCGCCTGCCCGAGCTCACGACGCTCGGCGTGGACGACGCCGCGGTTGAGCAGCATGCGGCAGGCGTCCAGGGGCTCGGCGTCGGCGATGTGCATGACTGCGGTGTCCAGCCAGGTCAGCGCCTCGTCGAGCCGGCCCGCGCGCAGCGCGAGCAGACCGTGCAGGCCGGCCACCGCGGGCCGCAGCCCCGGCCACCCGGCGCCGGACCCCTGCGACCGGTGGGTGGCCTGGGCCTCCACCATCTCGTCGAGCCGCTGGACCGTGGCGTCGGCGCTGCCGTGCGTCTCGAACTCGCTGCGTGCCAGCTCCATCAACGCCCATGCGCGCACGCGCACCACGTCCGGGTCCCCGTCCGGCACGGCGTCGAGCGTCCGCAGCACCGGGAGCAGACGACGGCGGGCTCGCGCCGGCCGCCCTTCGGCGTTCTCCCGTTCCGCCTCGCGCACGCGCAGCGTCAGCTCCGCCAGGTCCGGCGACCCGGCCTGCGCCGGGGCACCGGTGGGGCACATCCGGCTACAGCTCGATCTGCGGGGTCACGATCGGCACGGTGGGCTCGGCCGGACGGCGCAGGACGAACCTGGCCGGTCCGCGCTCCACGTCCGAGAAGGAGAACCGGCCGTCCGCGTTCGAGCTGGTCACGACGACGTCGCCGTGCTGGTGCAGCTCGACCGTCAGCAGTCCCGCCGGGGCGGCCCAGCCGTCCACCCGCAACCGGTCCCCCTCCGGGTGCACGGACACCATCACCGTCAGCACGTCGGTGGTGAAGGTGATGGTGCCGGCCTCGATGCTGGTCTCGTCGGCGCGCACCGAACCCGCGGCCTCGCCGACCAGGTGCAGCTCGGCGACCTCCGCGTGCAGGGCCTCGACGGTCAGCGCGATGCCGATCCGTTCCACCAGGCCCGCCGGGACGGGGTCGACCGCGTCGACCAGGGCGTCGAGCCGGCGCAGCACCTCGAGGTCGAGCTCATCGAGCGGGGCGTCGGCGAGGGCCTCGAGCTCGCGGCCGTCGGCGTTCACACCAGGCTCCACGTGGGGTCGGAGGTGAGTGCCTGGCGGAGCTTGGCCAGGCAGCGGCCGCGCGTCGGCCCGATGCTCCCGACCGGCATCCCGAGGGAGCGCGACACGACGGCGTAGTCGGGTCGGTCGACCGTCGCCACCAGCCCGAGCAGCTGCCGGCAGCGCTCGGGCAGCTCCCGCACGTGCCGCCACAGCGCCCGGTCGCGCTCGTCGCGCACGGCGACCACGTCGGGCAGCTGGTCCAGGGGGGCGGCGAGCCAGTCCGTCACCGTCTCGTCCTGCTGCTGGCGCATCAGCTCGTCGCGGCTGCGGCGCACCGTCCGCCATGCCGCCCGGCGCGCGGTGACGAGCATCCACTGCAGCGTGGCGCGGGGGTCGCGGATCGTCTCGATGTCGCGCACCAGCGTGAGCCAGACGTTCTGGACGACGTCCTGAGCCTGCTCGGGATCCGCACCCTGCGCGCG from Cellulomonas sp. NTE-D12 encodes:
- a CDS encoding sigma-70 family RNA polymerase sigma factor, with the protein product MSDEVVGPVEAGLRDQEQGLALRAAHAVLAYRAGDRAPLAELVEVMTPLLWHTVRAQGADPEQAQDVVQNVWLTLVRDIETIRDPRATLQWMLVTARRAAWRTVRRSRDELMRQQQDETVTDWLAAPLDQLPDVVAVRDERDRALWRHVRELPERCRQLLGLVATVDRPDYAVVSRSLGMPVGSIGPTRGRCLAKLRQALTSDPTWSLV
- a CDS encoding CHAT domain-containing protein, which produces MCPTGAPAQAGSPDLAELTLRVREAERENAEGRPARARRRLLPVLRTLDAVPDGDPDVVRVRAWALMELARSEFETHGSADATVQRLDEMVEAQATHRSQGSGAGWPGLRPAVAGLHGLLALRAGRLDEALTWLDTAVMHIADAEPLDACRMLLNRGVVHAERRELGQARADYAECARRARAEGFARLQFKAEHNRGHLELYAGRLPQALARMEAAARTMPGQWPIALLDRALVLLEAGLVQVADRTFAEAAAQFADQHLPHDVGECELGRAECAAVRGDSAAARQHAAVARHLFRRRGDETWVVRATLGELQADAALLAAAPERDAALRRRWASVSRRAARVEELCRQTGRPLWALSAACLRVEADLARGACDDPAATLELLGPVPVEAPIAVRLQARRVRALLQLAAGRREAAVRDVRAGQRDLRVHRARFGSLDLRTAGAVHGTALADLDLQLATATGRPGSVLDAVERVRAVIGGTPRVTPPEDPVTATLLTELRQLVAENRNLQGRPASDPGRDRLLADSRRLQHEILARSWHEQGRLADDRAARSAEVRRALSDHPGAVLVDVVEHRGEVLGVRADGSGLRLRRLGDAAPLREHVHRVHADLEVLANPLVPRDLRGAAARSLGEGLQALQRTLGAIVDEGGAELVVVAGGWLGLVPWAMLPARRGLPTVVAPSVRHWLTHAGAAPRRPERVTAAAGPGLVHGEDEARRVAGLWPAASALVGEQATVGRMVELLGSPGIVHLAAHGRHEPDNPLFSSVRLADGPLFAHELDGGGSPPHLVVLSSCEVGRTSVRAGGEALGMASVLLRTGVGAVVAATAPLPDDTAIRVMTRAHQLLRDGEPIAPALARATAEDLAVTGQHVPLQVFGAPV
- a CDS encoding carboxypeptidase regulatory-like domain-containing protein; translation: MNADGRELEALADAPLDELDLEVLRRLDALVDAVDPVPAGLVERIGIALTVEALHAEVAELHLVGEAAGSVRADETSIEAGTITFTTDVLTVMVSVHPEGDRLRVDGWAAPAGLLTVELHQHGDVVVTSSNADGRFSFSDVERGPARFVLRRPAEPTVPIVTPQIEL